One genomic region from Candidatus Paceibacterota bacterium encodes:
- the rplK gene encoding 50S ribosomal protein L11, with amino-acid sequence MAKKITKKLKLQIPGGKATPAPPIGPALGQAGVNIGEFVKQFNDGTREMAGDIVPVEITVYEDRTFSMKFKTPPASSLILKAIGVEKGSGKNKVSRAGTITKAQVRAIAEKKMPDLNAQDVEAAMKIIEGSARSMGVEVK; translated from the coding sequence ATGGCAAAGAAAATTACAAAGAAGCTTAAGCTGCAGATTCCAGGAGGGAAGGCAACACCTGCACCCCCAATTGGACCTGCGCTTGGACAGGCTGGTGTAAACATCGGTGAATTCGTAAAGCAATTCAATGATGGAACACGAGAAATGGCAGGAGACATCGTCCCTGTAGAAATTACAGTGTACGAAGACCGAACATTCTCAATGAAGTTCAAGACTCCACCAGCATCATCTCTTATTCTTAAGGCAATCGGCGTTGAGAAGGGTTCTGGAAAGAACAAGGTATCTCGCGCAGGAACTATCACAAAGGCACAAGTACGTGCAATTGCTGAAAAGAAAATGCCAGACCTAAACGCACAAGACGTAGAGGCTGCAATGAAAATCATTGAAGGTAGTGCCCGCTCAATGGGAGTAGAGGTTAAATAA
- a CDS encoding PLD nuclease N-terminal domain-containing protein has product MYYGYHTSLPMDLLGLLFLLLCIGIWVGVIIFWVWMLVDAIKRPSEGFARLPWILLIILSVPLGAIIYYFAVKAPADKKTVASANASTQTVTKTETTQVTEQK; this is encoded by the coding sequence ATGTACTACGGATATCACACATCACTACCAATGGATTTACTAGGACTACTATTCCTACTTCTATGCATTGGTATTTGGGTTGGCGTTATCATCTTCTGGGTATGGATGCTTGTTGATGCAATTAAGCGACCTTCTGAAGGTTTTGCACGTCTTCCGTGGATACTACTAATCATCCTTTCTGTCCCACTTGGTGCAATCATCTACTATTTTGCAGTGAAGGCACCGGCGGACAAAAAGACTGTTGCATCTGCGAATGCTTCTACGCAGACTGTGACAAAGACAGAAACGACACAAGTAACTGAACAAAAATAA
- the nusG gene encoding transcription termination/antitermination protein NusG: MSKQQLSEGRKWYVIHTYAGYENAVARNLRQRVESLNMQDKIFNILVPTEKQIKVKSGKRIEEEEKIYPGYILVEMIVTDDSWYVVRNTPRVTGFVGSGVYPVSIDKSEIDALFSRMNADTPKHDIDLDTDDHVLIADGPFKDLEGKVSAIDQERGKVKVLVSMFGRETPVELDFLQVKKI, encoded by the coding sequence ATGTCTAAGCAGCAATTATCCGAAGGAAGAAAGTGGTACGTTATCCATACGTACGCAGGATATGAAAACGCCGTTGCACGAAATCTTCGTCAGCGCGTTGAGTCGTTGAACATGCAGGACAAGATCTTTAATATCTTGGTTCCAACTGAAAAGCAGATCAAGGTAAAAAGCGGAAAACGAATCGAGGAAGAAGAAAAGATTTACCCTGGGTATATCTTGGTAGAAATGATCGTAACTGATGATTCATGGTACGTTGTTCGAAATACACCACGAGTAACAGGGTTTGTAGGTTCAGGTGTGTACCCAGTTTCTATTGATAAGAGTGAAATCGATGCACTCTTCTCACGAATGAATGCCGATACTCCTAAGCACGACATTGACCTCGATACTGACGACCATGTCCTTATCGCCGACGGTCCATTTAAAGATCTAGAAGGAAAGGTTAGTGCAATTGATCAAGAAAGAGGTAAAGTTAAGGTACTTGTAAGCATGTTCGGCCGTGAGACACCTGTAGAACTTGATTTCTTGCAAGTTAAGAAAATATAA
- the secE gene encoding preprotein translocase subunit SecE: MSIFDYIRDTRGEMRHVVWPNKRQALAYTIAIIAFTVVVAIILGAFDYLFAELVKRIVE, from the coding sequence ATGAGCATATTTGACTATATCCGAGATACGCGAGGCGAAATGAGGCATGTTGTTTGGCCTAACAAAAGGCAAGCACTTGCGTACACTATTGCAATCATAGCGTTCACAGTTGTTGTGGCTATTATTCTTGGTGCATTCGACTACCTATTTGCGGAGCTTGTGAAGAGAATCGTAGAATAA
- a CDS encoding SIMPL domain-containing protein (The SIMPL domain is named for its presence in mouse protein SIMPL (signalling molecule that associates with mouse pelle-like kinase). Bacterial member BP26, from Brucella, was shown to assemble into a channel-like structure, while YggE from E. coli has been associated with resistance to oxidative stress.), whose amino-acid sequence MDTTNNNSFFASGAFKTGFLALCIAVGLAILISAVRGDDSRGMGIDQVPHITVSGFGEIEAVPDVAVFTFDIRKEAKVQADSQKMVTDVLNPLIQKIKDAGIEEKDIKTLGYNTYPVYDQQVYRACTSAYCPPSNPVIRGYETSVTVEVKVRENDNTKAGEIVSLVTTGGATTVGGIQFTIDDEQAVLDQAREAAIADAREKAEALADDLGVRLGRIVNFTEDSSPSYFYGRGGAMMDVANQTKEATPELPQGQNKFESRVTVWYEIR is encoded by the coding sequence ATGGATACAACAAATAATAATAGTTTTTTCGCCTCAGGTGCCTTTAAAACAGGCTTTTTGGCACTCTGTATTGCTGTTGGTCTAGCAATACTTATTTCAGCAGTTAGAGGTGATGACAGTCGTGGAATGGGAATCGACCAAGTCCCACACATTACCGTCTCGGGTTTTGGAGAGATAGAAGCAGTTCCTGATGTTGCAGTATTTACATTTGATATCCGAAAGGAAGCAAAGGTACAAGCTGATTCACAGAAAATGGTTACAGATGTTTTGAACCCCCTAATCCAGAAAATCAAAGACGCTGGAATAGAAGAGAAAGACATTAAGACACTTGGATACAATACATATCCTGTGTATGACCAACAGGTATACCGAGCATGTACATCAGCATATTGCCCACCATCAAATCCAGTTATCCGCGGATATGAAACTTCAGTTACTGTTGAAGTGAAGGTTCGTGAAAACGACAACACTAAGGCAGGAGAGATTGTTTCACTTGTTACAACAGGAGGAGCAACAACTGTAGGTGGAATTCAGTTCACCATTGATGATGAGCAAGCAGTTCTTGACCAGGCTCGTGAAGCAGCTATTGCTGACGCACGAGAGAAGGCAGAAGCTCTTGCTGATGACCTAGGTGTTCGACTTGGACGCATTGTTAACTTCACAGAAGATAGTTCACCGTCATATTTCTATGGACGAGGTGGAGCGATGATGGATGTTGCAAATCAGACAAAGGAAGCAACACCAGAACTCCCACAAGGACAGAACAAGTTTGAGTCCCGAGTTACTGTATGGTACGAGATTCGTTAA
- a CDS encoding phosphatase PAP2 family protein, translating to MGPIEFMDFAVSNAVHQMHSPIASVVFKSASYAFEPAAIGVVFVGIFIVAHWYHKDRQLALFAAIVLAACGLAGFLKQVFLRTRPETANLDAFHSAFIPAFPSAHALVSFVMISVAALWLLHLIDATHQTSIKFKRIVIIVVATLLIVLVGVSRVYLGEHWPSDVLGGWIFGILLVLCTAPAMRKYSI from the coding sequence ATGGGCCCAATTGAGTTTATGGATTTTGCAGTCTCTAATGCTGTGCATCAAATGCACAGTCCAATTGCTAGTGTGGTTTTTAAGAGCGCATCATATGCATTTGAACCTGCAGCTATAGGTGTTGTATTTGTTGGTATTTTCATAGTTGCACATTGGTACCACAAAGACAGACAACTTGCCCTCTTTGCGGCAATTGTTCTTGCGGCCTGTGGTTTGGCTGGTTTTTTGAAACAAGTATTTTTGAGAACCAGGCCTGAAACAGCAAATCTGGATGCTTTTCACAGTGCCTTTATACCAGCGTTTCCCAGTGCGCACGCTCTGGTTTCATTCGTGATGATCTCTGTTGCTGCGCTTTGGTTACTTCACCTAATCGACGCTACACATCAAACTTCGATTAAATTTAAACGTATTGTAATTATTGTAGTTGCAACGCTACTCATTGTTCTTGTTGGTGTCTCTCGTGTGTATCTTGGTGAGCATTGGCCAAGTGATGTACTTGGAGGTTGGATTTTCGGAATACTGCTTGTTTTATGCACCGCACCAGCAATGCGAAAGTATTCAATCTAA
- a CDS encoding DUF5667 domain-containing protein gives MKNDIIHILQSLKADIDSHIVLGKSERVKIFDAIRVAATNQNSNKFAYPSPILTKRPIRSHIFFMNYASISLAAFLVMAGSLSFAAEKSLPGDALYVVKTNFNENVQGLLTFSSQSRAKLEAKFAENRLVEAQKLAVNNNLTEEQEVSINESFKKHSEEFSKSLEKINSKEDPATAASLSAEFQSTLLAHKNVISTIGDSESKQLLHTALQAEIASVDALRKDAEGKLASLSSKEIKAAASARAIEAEEAILSLEKLIEPQESTTTVSVSMTMVSSTSSTAASATIPAVDTGIEESVLDAHFMLEEGYRLLDEGKFIEAYTSFQESILIIQEAEQTLTNVEELQLSDEDKESALRQQGTSNASTSLGAILDQARLNIKLNAASSSATTTDVSPRR, from the coding sequence ATGAAAAATGACATTATCCACATCCTTCAGTCTTTAAAGGCTGACATAGACTCCCACATTGTGTTAGGGAAGTCTGAGCGCGTCAAAATTTTTGACGCTATTCGAGTTGCTGCAACTAACCAAAACAGCAACAAATTTGCATACCCTTCTCCAATTTTAACCAAGCGACCAATCAGGTCACATATCTTTTTCATGAACTATGCAAGCATCAGCCTTGCGGCCTTTTTGGTCATGGCAGGTAGTTTGTCATTCGCTGCAGAAAAATCTCTTCCGGGAGATGCACTCTATGTTGTGAAGACTAATTTTAATGAAAACGTACAAGGTCTTTTGACATTCTCATCCCAGTCTCGAGCAAAGCTTGAGGCTAAGTTTGCAGAAAACCGACTCGTTGAAGCGCAGAAGTTGGCCGTAAACAATAACCTCACAGAAGAACAAGAGGTTTCTATTAACGAAAGCTTTAAAAAGCACAGTGAAGAATTCAGTAAGAGTCTTGAAAAAATAAACAGCAAAGAAGATCCTGCAACCGCAGCATCACTTTCAGCTGAATTTCAGTCAACACTTCTTGCGCACAAGAATGTGATCAGTACAATTGGAGACTCTGAGAGCAAGCAGCTTCTACACACTGCACTCCAAGCAGAAATTGCATCAGTTGATGCGCTTCGAAAAGACGCAGAAGGAAAGCTTGCGTCACTTTCATCTAAAGAAATTAAAGCAGCCGCCTCAGCACGAGCTATTGAAGCAGAAGAAGCTATTTTAAGCCTTGAAAAGCTTATCGAGCCACAAGAATCAACAACTACTGTTTCTGTCTCAATGACGATGGTAAGTAGCACAAGCAGCACAGCAGCTAGTGCAACTATTCCTGCGGTGGACACTGGTATCGAAGAATCTGTACTTGATGCACACTTCATGCTCGAAGAAGGGTATCGTCTACTTGATGAAGGAAAATTCATCGAAGCGTACACCTCTTTCCAGGAATCTATTCTAATTATCCAAGAAGCTGAACAGACACTTACAAACGTTGAAGAGCTGCAGCTTTCTGATGAGGATAAGGAATCGGCATTACGCCAGCAGGGAACAAGTAACGCCTCAACATCACTCGGTGCAATTCTCGACCAGGCACGACTCAACATAAAGCTGAACGCAGCATCTAGTTCTGCTACAACAACTGACGTATCTCCTCGTAGGTAG
- a CDS encoding RNA polymerase sigma factor has translation MSVPSQYSQLERAYEEHADALLRFCLLKVRNREKAVDIVQDAFVKTLQYMQAGNEVLSVKSFLYKTAHNLVIDDYRRKHSDSLDDMSDQGFDIASDGHEGLPLLSVDSEKALRAVHDLDEKYKDIVLMRFIDDLSPKEISELTGLSENVVSVRIHRALEKLRIALNIQNEK, from the coding sequence ATGAGCGTACCGTCACAATACAGTCAGCTAGAACGGGCATATGAGGAACACGCAGATGCGCTCCTCAGATTCTGCCTTCTTAAGGTTAGAAACCGTGAAAAGGCTGTAGATATTGTTCAGGACGCTTTCGTTAAGACTCTCCAGTATATGCAAGCCGGCAATGAGGTCTTAAGTGTGAAATCGTTCCTGTACAAGACGGCGCATAATCTGGTCATTGATGATTATAGGCGTAAGCACTCTGATTCATTGGACGACATGTCAGACCAAGGGTTTGATATCGCGTCAGATGGTCACGAGGGATTACCACTCCTATCAGTAGACTCTGAAAAAGCACTACGGGCAGTGCATGATCTAGATGAGAAATATAAGGACATTGTACTTATGAGGTTCATAGATGACTTGAGTCCAAAAGAAATCTCTGAACTCACAGGTCTTTCAGAAAACGTGGTCTCGGTTAGAATTCATAGAGCGCTTGAAAAGCTTCGAATCGCGCTCAACATTCAAAATGAAAAATGA
- a CDS encoding class I SAM-dependent methyltransferase yields the protein MSVHKKRVDLTAGSYQGYELLDSGEGMKLERYGEYMLARPDPQAVWYKRLPEEVWVRADGFFGTGWKLKEGMRDSWSAQIGGLNITVRPSAFKHTGVFPEHAETWKFVRSALAGKTDGEKKPEVLNLFGYTGAATVAAASVGASVCHVDASKPAIEHAKENAALAGLSKAPIRWLVDDAMAFVGKEIRRENKYEGIIMDPPSFGRGPKGEVWKIEDHLLPLIESCMKLLSDTPLFFIVNGYAAGYAPEAYAQAVESVLEKSFPNLLSKVSALEYGSMNIMESPKDGRILPAGIYTRLSFK from the coding sequence ATGTCAGTACACAAAAAAAGAGTAGATCTCACCGCAGGTAGTTATCAAGGTTATGAACTTCTAGACTCCGGAGAGGGGATGAAGCTTGAGCGATACGGTGAATATATGCTTGCTCGACCTGACCCACAAGCGGTTTGGTATAAACGTCTTCCAGAAGAGGTGTGGGTTCGTGCAGATGGATTTTTTGGTACTGGATGGAAGCTTAAAGAAGGTATGCGGGATTCATGGTCAGCACAAATCGGTGGGTTAAATATTACCGTTAGGCCTTCAGCGTTTAAGCACACCGGTGTATTTCCTGAACATGCCGAAACATGGAAATTTGTTCGTTCGGCACTTGCGGGTAAGACTGACGGAGAAAAGAAACCAGAGGTCTTAAACCTATTTGGATACACAGGTGCAGCAACGGTTGCTGCGGCCTCTGTTGGTGCCTCAGTGTGCCATGTAGATGCCTCAAAGCCTGCTATTGAACACGCGAAGGAAAATGCCGCACTTGCGGGTCTTTCAAAGGCACCGATTAGGTGGCTTGTTGACGATGCGATGGCTTTTGTTGGAAAGGAGATTCGACGCGAAAACAAGTACGAAGGAATCATCATGGATCCACCATCATTCGGACGTGGTCCAAAAGGGGAGGTGTGGAAGATTGAAGACCATTTATTGCCCCTTATCGAGTCGTGTATGAAGCTCCTTTCGGACACCCCACTCTTCTTCATTGTGAACGGGTACGCAGCAGGGTATGCACCCGAGGCATATGCCCAGGCAGTTGAGTCAGTCCTAGAAAAATCGTTTCCGAACTTACTTTCTAAAGTTAGTGCATTGGAATACGGTTCTATGAATATTATGGAAAGCCCTAAGGATGGCCGTATTTTACCAGCAGGGATATACACACGGCTTAGTTTTAAATAA
- the mscL gene encoding large-conductance mechanosensitive channel protein MscL encodes MHLPKEKLNNIRTSVVGDVQQYGGVVKGFVHEFKEFAMRGNVMDLAIGIIIGGAFNKIVSSLVADIVTPLLGILIGGIKFDGLKFTLREATEASVAITVNYGVFLQTTIDFIIVAFAVFLLVKAINRFRRKQEKKQAQEDKVTPPPPSKEEVLLGEIRDILKSNVRN; translated from the coding sequence ATGCACCTACCCAAGGAGAAATTAAATAACATACGTACTTCTGTAGTTGGTGATGTCCAACAGTATGGTGGAGTGGTAAAGGGATTCGTCCATGAATTCAAGGAATTCGCTATGCGGGGGAATGTTATGGACCTCGCTATTGGTATTATCATCGGCGGCGCTTTTAACAAGATCGTCTCGTCATTGGTTGCTGATATTGTTACGCCGCTTCTCGGAATTTTAATCGGTGGAATCAAGTTTGATGGATTGAAGTTTACATTGCGAGAAGCAACTGAAGCATCTGTTGCAATTACTGTTAACTATGGCGTGTTTTTGCAGACAACAATTGATTTCATTATTGTTGCGTTTGCAGTATTTCTCTTGGTCAAGGCAATTAACCGATTCAGGAGGAAACAAGAAAAGAAGCAGGCTCAAGAAGATAAGGTAACACCACCACCTCCATCAAAGGAAGAGGTGCTCTTAGGAGAGATCAGGGATATTTTGAAGTCTAATGTTCGAAACTAA
- a CDS encoding VTT domain-containing protein, giving the protein MDIESLIQAAGHVGIIAAIFAESGILIGLLLPGDSLLITAGFLAAGGLLDIRVLIIGCTLAAILGDAVGYATGKYFGPMVFVKEDSFFFRKAYIEKTAMFFKRYGRFTIIAARFTPIVRTLAPIMAGVGGMPYRKFALYNIIGGLLWAAGLLSASFAAGLYIPGLRDYIEYIVVAIIVLSILPIVREVLHKKQHAPTQGEIK; this is encoded by the coding sequence ATGGATATAGAATCTCTTATTCAAGCCGCCGGACATGTCGGTATTATTGCTGCAATATTCGCTGAGTCAGGAATATTAATCGGATTATTGTTACCAGGTGACTCGCTTCTTATTACTGCAGGATTTCTTGCGGCGGGAGGATTATTGGATATTAGAGTGTTGATTATTGGTTGCACACTCGCGGCAATTCTCGGTGATGCGGTTGGGTATGCGACCGGAAAGTATTTTGGTCCAATGGTGTTTGTAAAAGAAGACTCATTTTTCTTCAGAAAAGCGTATATCGAAAAGACAGCGATGTTCTTCAAACGGTACGGACGCTTTACCATAATTGCTGCACGCTTCACTCCAATAGTTCGAACACTTGCACCAATTATGGCTGGTGTTGGAGGTATGCCGTATAGAAAGTTTGCCCTCTACAATATAATTGGTGGACTACTATGGGCGGCTGGGCTACTCTCTGCCTCATTTGCTGCAGGGCTTTACATTCCTGGCCTCCGTGACTATATTGAGTATATCGTCGTGGCTATTATAGTCCTCTCGATCCTCCCGATTGTTCGGGAGGTACTACATAAAAAACAACATGCACCTACCCAAGGAGAAATTAAATAA